The DNA region TTTTGGAGAGCTGTTTCTACTGCTACTTGTCGCATCTGCAAACAATTTGCGGAATCTACTTTAAATGATAAACATGCCAATAAATTACCATCCACAGAAAAGGCTCCAAAATGAAATTCTTCTGATTCTGATTCCAATTGCTCCTCAGTAAATTCTAGATTTAACGGAATCCTTAATACAGCAGTACGAAGAGCAATCGCAGCATCATATTCTGGGCTCATGTACAATATTGGCAAAAAATGCATTTCTAATAGATTAATGATACGTATCAAATATTTTCTTTGCGGTAATCATAGCTCCTGAAAAATGATCTAAATTTATATGATTGATTAGGCCGCGGCTTTTAAAATATGAAATCAAATGTTCCGTTGGCATGTTCCCAGTTAAATCATCTTTAGCCATTGGGCATCCACCGTATCCATAAATGGCTCCATCAAAACGATAGCAACCAGATTCGAATGCTGCTATTAATTTTTCTTCCCACAATTCAGGCACTGTATGAAAATGTGCCCCAAATTCAATTTGAGAATAAACTGGTATTAAATGACTAAACAAATAGCGGATCGATTCTGGTTCGGCTACGCCTATTGTATCTGACAATGCAAATGTTTTAATTCCTAATTTATATAAAGCATCGACCCAATGCAAAACGATTTCAGCATTCCAGGGATCTCCATACGGATTCCCGAAAGCCATTGAAATATATATGAGCATTTCTTTTCCACTTTTTGAACACAATTCATGAATTTGTTTAATTCGTTCAACAGAATCAGGTATGCTCGAATTTGTGTTTCGAATTTGGAATGTTTCTGAAACAGAAAATGGATAACCCACATAACTAATTTGAGGGTATAAGATAGCTTCTTCAGCGCCTCGCTTATTGGCAACTATTGCTATGAGCTTTGTATTTGAATGTTTTAAATTTAATTGTTCAACAACTTGGTGAGTATCCTGCATCTGAGGTATCGCTTTAACCGAAACAAAACTTCCAAAATCTAAAGCATCAAACCCGGTATCAATTAATTGTTGGAGGTAGTTAATTTTAAGCTCAGTTGGCACAAAATCATGTAAACCTTGCATTGCATCCCGTGGACATTCAATTAATTTTATAGAGTGACTCATTTGCCTGTATCTTTACAGTTCAACCCGAATGCTGTAATCAACAGCCCAAAAATACTATGGAAATCAGAAAAAGAAGCTTACTCCTTGTTTTAGGATTCTTGTTATTTGTTATTGGGATGCTTTCCTTAATCCTAAGCATGGTCGGTGTTAGCCTTAGTTTTATGCTTCCTATTGATAATTTAGGCATTCTATGGGCGACCAGTATTAAAGTAAGTATGGTGGTATTTGGCTTAGTACTTTTCTACATTTTAATAACAAATAGGTAAAATTGTAATATTTTAACCTAACATTAGTACTAAATTAGTTGAATTTTACGTCCTTTACATACTAATTTGTCAAGATGAGCCAAATTTATTATTACGACGCCCATAAAATAGAATCTGGTCACAGAAGAACCGGAATATTAATTTCCGCCATAATTCACGCCCTGTTATTATTAATTTTCTTTTTAAGAATTTTAGATTTCTCAAAAGAGCCAGAGCAAGAAATTGGCGTAGAAATCCTTTTACCCAGCCAAATTGTAATGGAAGAACCTCCAATCGCAACAGGAGGTGGATCTAGCCCCGGGCCGGAATCAGAGGAAGCCCAGCAAGGCGGGTCACCAGGGAGTGAAGCAAAACCTGCCTTAGAAGAGATGGAAAAGCAGATCGACCGGGCTGAACCACAAAAAACAATCCCGGTTCCAGCGACTCCGGCTCCTAAACCTGTATTGGTAGAAGCAGAGCCACAAGTCGTAAAGGTGGATCCTCCAAAAGTTGAAACACATACCCCTACAACACGCCCAAGTCCAGAAGTTATAAAACCTCCTGTTGAAACCAAACCAGCGCCTTCAACAGGTGGCGCTCATGGAACATCCGGTAACGCCTCAACAGGTGACGATGATAATCCAGGGAGCGGAGGTACCGGAACAGGAACCGGCACGGGAACTGGTGCTGGACCTGCAAATTCAGGCTCAGGAGCAGGCGGTGGCGGTGGCACCGGATCTGGAACCGGCACAGGATCCGGAGATGGCGTAGGTGTTGATTTTGATGAAACGGGGCCGCTTAAACGAAAACCAATTTGGAGACCCGATTTAAAAGATCTTGCGAGAGTCAATGCCCAAATTGTTGTGTTTAATATGTGTATAAATCGGGAAGGTTTAGTTACCTATATAAAATACAATCCAAAGCTGTCAAAAACAAAAGATATGAAGTTTATTTTGGAAGCTCAACGAAAAATGCAACAATATAAATTTCAGGTAGATCAAAAAGCACCGAAAAAAGAATGCGGTACTTATACTTTTAATGCAGCCGGGATGATACAACGATTAAATTAAAAGTCTTCGTACAAAAGGTATTTCTTTCTTTTGTCCATAAACTTTTTAATAGCCGGCTGCCAGGTTTTTCTAATTTCTGCTTCGGTGTTGCCTGCTATTAAATTTTTCCGTAAGCTAGTAGTACCCGCAAGTTTGTCAAAAAATAAATTCTTTAAAAAGAAACTGTCCTTATTGGGCATTTTTTGAAATGCATCAATGAGATACTTTAACTGAATTTTCTTCGATTTTCTCAAATCCATTAAATTAACTGTACGCAAATCATTTCCAAAGCACATTTGATTTTTCCATGGAGGATTAATTGCCTCTGTGCGGGATAATGGAGTAAAACTAAATGGATATTTATTAAAAAACAGAGGATGACCATAAATAAGAAAAGGCCAATCAGTGCCTCTACCTAAACTTACACTTGTTCCCTCGAAAAAACATAGCGAAGGATACAACAATACAGCTAACTGATTCTTTAAATTGGGAGAAGGATTGATTGGTAATTCGTAATATGACTTATGAGAATAATTACTACAAGGAATAATTTTTAATTGAAGTTTGTCTCCAGATTTTATCCATGCTTCCCCTTTAATCATTTTTGCAAGTTCACCTATCGTCATGCCATACACAATTGGAATGGGGTCAACTCCTATAAAACTTTTACAGCAACTATCTAAAACAGGGCCGTCAACATAAAAACCATTTGGATTGGGTCTATCCAAAACTATCAGGGGCACTCCGTTTTCAGCACATGCTTCCATTACATAATGCAAGGTGCTTATGTAAGTAAAAAATCGAACCCCAACATCCTGGATATCGAATAGTAAGCAATCCACATCCTTAAGATCCTCAGAACTTGGTTTAGATTTCTTACCATAAATAGACACGATTGGCAATCCCGTTTTAAGGTCAAATTGATTTTCAATGGCTCCACCTGCCTCTACATCTCCGCGAAAACCATGCTCCGGGGCAAATATTTTAACAATTTGAATCTTTTTAGCTAATAAGGTATCTACTA from Saprospiraceae bacterium includes:
- a CDS encoding GNAT family N-acetyltransferase, producing MHFLPILYMSPEYDAAIALRTAVLRIPLNLEFTEEQLESESEEFHFGAFSVDGNLLACLSFKVDSANCLQMRQVAVETALQNSGIGQFIVKEAENWAKSKGFTKIILHARDVAVPFYSKLHYETVGDPFIEVNILHRHMLKNLS
- a CDS encoding DUF1343 domain-containing protein; its protein translation is MPPVVSISIIAKRGLVKFVLLILVLSYLTQSKLIAFTELVYSKPKIILPGAYRMDSYLNLLDGKRVGLVVNQSSKLGQVHLVDTLLAKKIQIVKIFAPEHGFRGDVEAGGAIENQFDLKTGLPIVSIYGKKSKPSSEDLKDVDCLLFDIQDVGVRFFTYISTLHYVMEACAENGVPLIVLDRPNPNGFYVDGPVLDSCCKSFIGVDPIPIVYGMTIGELAKMIKGEAWIKSGDKLQLKIIPCSNYSHKSYYELPINPSPNLKNQLAVLLYPSLCFFEGTSVSLGRGTDWPFLIYGHPLFFNKYPFSFTPLSRTEAINPPWKNQMCFGNDLRTVNLMDLRKSKKIQLKYLIDAFQKMPNKDSFFLKNLFFDKLAGTTSLRKNLIAGNTEAEIRKTWQPAIKKFMDKRKKYLLYEDF
- a CDS encoding hydroxymethylglutaryl-CoA lyase, translating into MSHSIKLIECPRDAMQGLHDFVPTELKINYLQQLIDTGFDALDFGSFVSVKAIPQMQDTHQVVEQLNLKHSNTKLIAIVANKRGAEEAILYPQISYVGYPFSVSETFQIRNTNSSIPDSVERIKQIHELCSKSGKEMLIYISMAFGNPYGDPWNAEIVLHWVDALYKLGIKTFALSDTIGVAEPESIRYLFSHLIPVYSQIEFGAHFHTVPELWEEKLIAAFESGCYRFDGAIYGYGGCPMAKDDLTGNMPTEHLISYFKSRGLINHINLDHFSGAMITAKKIFDTYH